A genomic region of Branchiostoma lanceolatum isolate klBraLanc5 chromosome 4, klBraLanc5.hap2, whole genome shotgun sequence contains the following coding sequences:
- the LOC136432350 gene encoding uncharacterized protein isoform X1 — MSDAKALIAAQNEKFMTCFNANDMKGLANLFTEDGKIMPPGSDTGHGREGTEKVLSSYRVASGVATLEIKSEEVGPMGSDVIYERSTYISKTEDGTVADAGKSLVIWKKVGEDWFIHIDMFSQNKD, encoded by the exons ATGTCAG ATGCGAAGGCCCTGATTGCAGCACAGAACGAGAAGTTCATGACCTGCTTCAATGCTAACGACATGAAAGGTCTGGCTAACCTGTTCACGGAAGACGGCAAGATCATGCCGCCAGGATCGGACACTGGACATGGCCGTGAAG GCACAGAGAAAGTGTTATCAAGTTATCGGGTGGCCAGTGGCGTGGCGACGTTGGAGATAAAATCAGAGGAAGTTGGACCAATGGGCAGTGACGTCATTTACGAGCGAAGCACCTACATATCGAAAACAGAAGACGGCACCGTGGCTGACGCTGGCAA GTCTCTCGTTATTTGGAAGAAAGTTGGTGAAGACTGGTTCATCCACATTGACATGTTCAGTCAGAACAAAGACTGA
- the LOC136432350 gene encoding uncharacterized protein isoform X2, with protein sequence MSDAKALIAAQNEKFMTCFNANDMKGLANLFTEDGKIMPPGSDTGHGREGTEKVLSSYRVASGVATLEIKSEEVGPMGSDVIYERSTYISKTEDGTVADAGKTHTSGIVS encoded by the exons ATGTCAG ATGCGAAGGCCCTGATTGCAGCACAGAACGAGAAGTTCATGACCTGCTTCAATGCTAACGACATGAAAGGTCTGGCTAACCTGTTCACGGAAGACGGCAAGATCATGCCGCCAGGATCGGACACTGGACATGGCCGTGAAG GCACAGAGAAAGTGTTATCAAGTTATCGGGTGGCCAGTGGCGTGGCGACGTTGGAGATAAAATCAGAGGAAGTTGGACCAATGGGCAGTGACGTCATTTACGAGCGAAGCACCTACATATCGAAAACAGAAGACGGCACCGTGGCTGACGCTGGCAA GACACACACTTCAGGGATTGTGTCATGA